DNA sequence from the Streptomyces sp. CA-210063 genome:
CGGCGCGTACGAAGACGGGCTCGAGGTGCTTCTGGGGGAGCGCGTCGGGGAGTTGTTCCCAGTCGAGGACGTGGGAGACGACGCGCGCTCCCCCGGCCCTCGCGGCCGCCGCCGAGGCGTTCGACAGCTGGGCGGTCGACTGATCCGACGGTCGGCCCCGGCGACACCACACCGGCTGAAGGGCGGGGTGAGCGTCCCAACGGGGGTGTGGCGGCGGGTGGGCGGTCGCGTTGGCCGTAAATCGCCGGTAAGGTGACCCTAAGTGGACAGGTGTCCACTAGTGCGAGGTGTGACGGGCGGCTGTTCCGTCCGGTGCGTCGTAGGACGGGTCAGGGAGGAGGGCGAGTGGAGTCGATGAGTGAGGTGCCCCAGCGGTCGGACGCGCAGCGGAATCGTGAGCGCATTCTGCGGGTGGCGCTGGCCGAGCTGTCGCGTTCCGCCGACGTCCCGCTCAGCCTGATCGCCAGGAAGGCGGGTGTCGGGCAGGCCACCTTCTACCGCAACTTCCCCAGTCGCGAGGCGCTCGTCCTGGAGGTGCACCGCCAAGAGGTGCGGCAACTCGTCGACAGCGCGGCCGAGTTGCTGAAGACCCGGAAGCCCGACGAGGCCCTGAGGGAATGGATGGACGACCTCGCCCGCTATGCCACGGCCAAGGCCGGCCTGGCGGACGCGCTGCGGCAGGCCACGGCTGCGACGGGCGGCCCGGCGAAGCCCGGGTACCCGCTCCTCGTCGCCGCGATCGACCTCCTGCTCAACGCCAACCACGAGGCCGGCACCATCCGCCCGGGCGTGACCGCCGACGACTTCCTCCTCGCCATCGCCGGCATCTGGCAGATCGACCCCCAGGGGGACTGGCGGTCCCAGGCCGACCGCCTCTTCGACCTCA
Encoded proteins:
- a CDS encoding TetR/AcrR family transcriptional regulator; the protein is MSEVPQRSDAQRNRERILRVALAELSRSADVPLSLIARKAGVGQATFYRNFPSREALVLEVHRQEVRQLVDSAAELLKTRKPDEALREWMDDLARYATAKAGLADALRQATAATGGPAKPGYPLLVAAIDLLLNANHEAGTIRPGVTADDFLLAIAGIWQIDPQGDWRSQADRLFDLIMRGLRTGAPGRT